From Halomicrobium salinisoli, the proteins below share one genomic window:
- a CDS encoding AAA family ATPase: protein MVEAFAVASGKGGTGKTTSTLALGMALSADYDVTVVDADTGMANLLFHAGLSEVDTTLHDVLGDEAPVEAATYERFGMTVVPCGTSLDGFRDADAARLREVVATLAADTDVILLDSAAALGSRSAVLPIVLADRVVVVLQPTIPSLSDALKVQEYATSYGTGVAGTLFNKVREDDAIDRVAEQSERYFEGPTLATVPAHEAAREARRAGRPLLAHAPDSPPAEAFRAAAAGIEVRDRASEDVADRFRSAVVPESP, encoded by the coding sequence ATGGTCGAGGCGTTCGCGGTGGCCAGCGGGAAGGGCGGGACGGGCAAGACCACGAGCACGCTCGCCCTGGGGATGGCGCTGTCGGCGGACTACGACGTGACGGTCGTCGACGCGGACACCGGGATGGCGAACCTGCTGTTCCACGCCGGCCTCTCGGAGGTCGACACCACGCTCCACGACGTGCTGGGCGACGAGGCGCCCGTCGAGGCCGCGACCTACGAGCGGTTCGGCATGACGGTAGTCCCCTGCGGGACGAGCCTGGACGGCTTTCGCGACGCCGACGCCGCGCGCCTGCGCGAGGTGGTCGCGACGCTCGCGGCCGACACCGACGTCATCCTGCTCGACTCCGCCGCGGCGCTTGGCAGCCGCTCGGCCGTGCTGCCCATCGTCCTGGCCGACCGCGTCGTGGTCGTCCTCCAGCCGACGATCCCGTCGCTGTCGGACGCGCTGAAGGTCCAGGAGTACGCCACCTCCTACGGCACCGGCGTCGCCGGCACGCTGTTCAACAAGGTCCGCGAGGACGACGCCATCGACCGCGTCGCCGAGCAGTCCGAGCGCTACTTCGAGGGGCCGACGCTGGCGACGGTCCCGGCCCACGAGGCCGCCCGGGAGGCCCGCCGCGCCGGCCGCCCGCTGCTGGCCCACGCCCCCGACTCGCCGCCGGCCGAGGCCTTCCGCGCGGCCGCCGCGGGCATCGAGGTGCGCGACCGCGCCTCGGAGGACGTGGCGGATCGGTTCCGCAGCGCAGTCGTCCCTGAGTCGCCATGA
- a CDS encoding HTH domain-containing protein: MSPPGREVEYTESDVIEVFKQRADYAEPLTASEVADRLGCSRRTALNKLHDLQEETDLTSKKVGGRSRVWWIPVTMD; this comes from the coding sequence ATGTCACCACCCGGGCGGGAAGTCGAGTACACCGAATCGGACGTCATCGAGGTGTTCAAGCAGCGAGCGGACTACGCCGAACCGCTGACGGCGTCGGAAGTGGCCGACCGGCTGGGCTGCTCGCGCCGGACCGCGCTGAACAAGCTCCACGACCTCCAGGAGGAGACGGACCTCACCAGCAAGAAGGTCGGCGGGCGCAGCCGGGTGTGGTGGATCCCGGTCACGATGGACTAG